The Mytilus edulis chromosome 4, xbMytEdul2.2, whole genome shotgun sequence nucleotide sequence CTAGTTCTCTCCGTGGTGCTCTTAGCGGAAACTTGGGTGGTGGCATTGGAAGCGGAATTGGCGGCGTAGATGTATCTAACTCTCTCAATGCTGCTCTTAGTGGAAATTTGGGAGGTAGTCTAGGAGGTGGGTTCGGCGGCAGTGGACTGTCTAGTTCACTCAACGCTGCTTTAAGTGGAAACTTGGGCGGAGGCATTGGAGGTGGTCTTGGAGGCAGTGGAATATCTAATTCTCTTGCTGGTGCTCTAAGCGGAAATTTGGGAGGTAGTCTAGGAGGTGGGCGCGGCGGTAGTGGACTATCTAGTTCTCTCAACGCTGCTTTAAGCGGAAATTTGGGAGGTAGTCTAGGAAGCGGTATTGGCGGCAGTGGCATTTCAGGTTCTCTGGCTGGTGCTCTTAGCGGAAATTTGGGAGGTGGAACTAGTGGTGTTGGTGCCGGAAGATCTATCTCCATCAGCATTAGTGCATACCTTAGATTGATTTCCTACATCTCTGCTCTTCAACAAACCATCTCTGCCAATACCTTAGCAGCAAGTTTGAGCGGTGGAATCAGTGGAGGAATTGGTGGTGGAGTAGGAGGTGGATTAACTGGTGGTGCTGGATCTAATTTTGCTGGACAATTTGACGGTGGATTTGCTGGTTCTGTTGGCAGATCTGGATCCGGAACTGGAGTAGGAAGCAGCGGATTTGCTGGACAATTCGGAAGTGGATTTAGTGCACAAAGTGGAAATATCGGAGGTATGGGAGGAGCCGGCGGTTTGAGTGGAGGACTTTCCGGAGGATTAAGTGGTGGAATTTCCAGTGGTCTAGGAGGTGGTATTGGAGGTGGTGCAGGAGGAATCAGCAGTGCTAGCCTTCAAGGTCAGTATTCTATGTAAAAAAGTTAAACAAGTTTAACCAGGAAttcttaaatatgaaattttgcgATACTTAATACGTATGAAGGAACGATATTagaaaagataaacaaaattttttattACGTGCTGTAAATAACAttaatcatttaataaatatcgactgaatatatcaatatatttatcatatacttagactaaataacatatgatttttactgtatgataatagcattaaatcaacgtaaattccatatttttcgaattggtgcttagcgggctgatatgaaaagtttatcacatgcttcgagtgttatcacatgcctttctgtaacgttatcgcatggcattccggtgatactcggcaaattccggaaaatatacCTCAATGctacattttcattaaaaaaaccttacaaagtagtgtacaatctcaattttattaacaaaacaattatttggatactggaaagtatattttgtaaaataataataataaaaaaaaatcaaattattaaataaatgcgtttttttttttaaagtttcaaacataaattAGAAAGTTACGTTAAAAAAGTTTACTTTttcaaacagtgttcattatgtatatttttgaatcatttcttttgtcgtttcgtccatattaaaatgttgaGGCATCTGATAgtaagatttcatatcgaatgtactaaatttgggatccgacgtccgtgaacttttcactctttaaacttctatttgggaaccacgtaaaaggatcaatatatcaatctgttatttttctccattgttgaagcatatgataaaaagatcataacatgtcatttttcatatcgcatgtattatcagccctcggtcaatatcagccctcgagccatgcggctcttgggctgatattgaacctagggctgataatacatgcgatatgaaaaatgccatgtaataatctgatagtatTATGAATTaactatataattatgtatcacaatatatacttggtgtattttcagatgaaataaaaataaattacaaaaaaaatatcgaCTGAAGATAGAGTACGATTTCCCTCgttctttttttccttatttttacaGTGATGGGGGGTTGGGGTGCAGTTCAACCATGCGAATGCCTTGAATCGGACGCCATTGATAATTCTTCTGTAGACGAACGTTAGCACTGGCGTAACTAATAATGAACCTGGAATGTGTAACCAATGATCTGCTGTTTGCCACAGTTTTTCCCATTGAGTAAAATTACTCGTTGTTGTGTTTCTATTATTCTTTTTAACTTCATCTATAATCTTTATGTCGTTTTCAGCTGCTCTTCAAGGAAGTGTAAGCAGTGGATTCGGAGGCAGATCTGTTGGAAAAGGTAAGCTTTCAACAAAGTTTAAACTATAacaagatatatagatataaggatttaaattttaatcaGACATAGTAACATGCACAGTGTACTCGATGGTTAGGTCCAATTTAccattataattttatttgtagtCATTAAGAAAAACACGAAAATTATTAAAACCTATATACAATTCAAATATCAAACAGTCTTTTTAATTTACTCCAAACTTATTcagaaatttttcatattttcaaagaTAATGGAATGTTGTGAAATGTTGATATAAAAACAATGGACCTGAAAGACATCTCATCAAGAAAGTTTACAAAGTGCTTTGCatattattgtatataaacattcacatataaaaacaacaaaaataaaaaaatgtataattatttgaAATTGTACACATAATAGAGATACCAAACTAATAAGTAAACGTATGATTTGAAAATAACTTAtcagggataaaaaaaaaagtgataagTAAAGTTTTATCAAGTGTAATcgatgtttatttttgttaaaagtgtatgcaaaatataatgtatttttcaATTAGATATACTAATATATACCATTTCTTTTTGTAGGATCAGCATACTAAATaacatatgtatatttatttgacGCCTGAAGTCGATGAACGAACAACTCCATTTCTCTTTTGTTGTATTTACTTGGTATTAGAATAAACATTGTCATCAGAATTAATTGTGTTTGGTAGTTTGTTTCCCCTCATAATAAAAGTAATAACAAAATACAACACATAACCAACCAAAATCATTTTAGTCCTCGTTTGagttattttgattttcaaaaaatatgttCAATGAATTTTAtcctacttttttttatttcatacaacaaaacaattaagTGTGGAGAAATATATACTCTCAATAACGAAGAGAAAAATGAGAATACCACAAAggaatagaaaatagaaaaaaaattagtcTTTCAGTTTATTATGATATATAGCGTAACAATCCGTTATGATTCAAAATCAGCGATCTCTTTTGATTAAGACATTATAGGTTCGACACAAAAAATTGCATTTGTGTACATATGTATTTAGAAAATCGGAATACTTTACAGACCTCTAACTATCTGTATGcattgttttatgtattttgCAAAATGTGATATTGTGCAAAAGCGGTTACTAAAACTTTATTGTCACTTAAATAGTCAAGGCTACAGCGAACTACATTTAcattatacgatgatgactgatgtacccatattttgactattttatttattgtgtctgtttatttaaagcatcaatgtaaatataacggaatttgatgagactgccattaaagtgagagggttagcgctatagaaccaggtttaatccaccattttccacatttgaaaatgtctgtaccatgtcaggaatatgacagttcttgtccattcgtttttgatacgttttgttatttgattttgccatgtgattatggactttccgaattgatttacctcttagttcagtatttttgtgatttttattttttatagaagtGTCTTTCGTTATTACATTAGCCGAGATGAACATTcacaaaataaacagaaaaaggtcaacagaaagagaaaaaaaacacttaaaactaTCAAGATTTTCTCTGAGTACAAAAGCCTTACACACTTTGCTATTGAGAACTGGTTTTTCCTCTGACCCAAGCTCTTGACAAAGTTATGGATCGATGTCTGACTTGGAATCTAATGCTTTACATTTCCAAACTTATTCGGTTTTCAATAGCATGTGGCAACTAGTCGTCCCAATAAATCTCCCAGGAATAAAGCCTGTTTGGTCAAAATAAATACATGTGATTGATTACTTCCTGTTTCTGAACGACAGACATTTCCCCTATTTTATTGACCTGAAGACAAGTTATCAATGTCTatccaaaacattttgaaaagttCTCCTGTGAAGCCATCTGAACACggacttttattatttttcatcctTTTCAATGCTTGTGATATTTCAGTTAAGGTAATATTACCTTCTAGTGAATCCTTTTTactatattttaatttaggtGTTAGAAATGGTATTTTCCCCGATACATTGACTTCTTTTCAACACTCTTGTCTTCTGTAAAGCTTCTCCAAAAATAATTGTGTTTGCTTCAAgatttctttattaattttatttacaaaagttTGGGTTTATAGATTACAAAAACAGATAGTTGGTCTCTATCCCTTTTCAATCCACTGGGTTCTTGACCGAGCATATTGGCCTTTAACCTTGTTTTGCCGCAAAATTCTAAGTTCAATTTTTTCAATCTCAACTACATTTGTATTGTCCTCAGTGATtgcatttttagtttttttttctttttttctgtaagCTTCTTTTCCCATTTTACACTTTCCCTTTTTATGTATGTCGAATATGAAATAGTCTTACCTCTGATCTCATTGAGATACATTTATCAGAGTAAATCTCTTGTCTTCAGTATTAATATCCAATCCCAACAAATTGCCACTTTTTAAATTGGTGTATgctatatttaaaataatttttaaaataggatTGCAACTCCTGGTTGATTAGACGCATGAGAATTAGAAACGCATTGACCTTTCCGTTGGCTTCTTATCagtgtttcattttgttttacaaattgtttgtcTTAAAGACAATTTATATAGGAGCACAAAGTTTATGAACCAGGATGGGGTATGCCAAATAACGACTAGTTCTTTTTCTAAAGCAGTTCATCGAAAGGTACCAAGACTTAGGTGAGAAACACTCCTTTACAACTTCACAATTAATACATGATGGGCTTGAAGTATAGATACTTGGTACTGACTTTGTTTATCATCTTATAAAGTATTACAGTATTCCATTATTTGTCTTATGAATATTTCCTTTACTATCTAGTCTGTTATTGTGGTATCTATTtggcgtggctctgtacttatatatcccgtcattgtgttattgtactatgataaattggtattcttgtctttcatgtttgcttatatgctttgtctatatgccgtTTTGTGTTTCTTACATGTGACGTTGCTCCGTACTTATACGTCccgttattgttttttttgtagCATGGTAaacgtttgtttttatatttgtttgtttatatagtgattaagacaataaaaaaataatgttgactactgtaccccTATTCATATCATGTTTACATaatatgtctatttgttttcgtcacaaattgttgtcaatataatggaatgttatgcgactttcatacaagtcagaggtttagctagctcaAAACCAGGGGTattccaccattttatacataaaaaaaattatgtgccaagtcgggaatatgacagttgttgtccattcgtttgatgtgtttgagctttagattttgccatttgactagggacattccgttttggattttcctccgagttcagtatttttttcatatgactttaaagggttttttttgttgatttttaagaTAAATTTTGAAGAGAAGAACATTGTAGTTTAAATTTTAAGTACATCCTTGAATTTTATAAATCctattttgtaaagaatcactctgattcaaaccaaaaattctctgaaactgacattatcaagatgcttgatttcttgattgacaacatatttgttacgtttggaggacgtgtttttcaacagactgtcggaattccaatggaaactaattgtgcccctcttcttgccgaattgtttctttattattatgaggctgacttcatacaggaacttctcaggaagaaagataagaagttagcaatatcctttaactttacattccgctatatatataatgttctctcactaaataatacaaaatttggtgactattttGAACGAATCTATCCTATCGAACAGGAGATAAAGATTACTACAGATACAactaagtctgcctcatatattAACTTAAATCTAGAAACTGACGAtaagggttggttgaaaacaaaactttacgacaaaagagatgatttcagcttcccaattgtgaactctttatttctatgtagcaacatttcagcagcgcctgcatacggagtatttacctcccaattgatacgatattcccgggcttgtatttcctaacatgatttccttgatagaggattgctattcacaaggaagctattaaacgaagacttccaaatggtgaagttgaaatcatcccttcgtaaattttacggacgccatcacgagttgttgaccgttatggaataaccgtttcacagatgatatcggatatgtttcttatgtcgtaactacaataccctttcccTTTACacgaatgtgaccaaccgaattagactatttaccgaatttgtaataacataagcaacacgacgggtgccacatgtggagcaggatctgcttacccttccggagcacttgagatcacccgaAGTTTTTGGTGgcgttcatgttgcttagtctttagttttctatgctgtttcTTCTGTACtagtatttgtctgtttgtctttttatttttagccatggcgttgtcagtttattttctctctatgagtttgactctccctctagtatctttcgtccctcttattTAGAGAAGTATTTGAATATTGGGTAATGTCAGGTGGTGGAAAGACAAAAAAGATACCAACTTCACAGAAACAAGAAAACAGTTAATTTGGGTGAACAAatccattataaaatataaaaccgTTAATTTTGAAGATATGATAAGGAGTAATTTAATATCTGTCAATCTAGTTAGAGACGATATTTGCAATATATCTTATCACTTTATTCAGCAAAAAAGTCTGTAAGAGTAATTGGATagcagaaatatttattttgtaaaaggcCATCCCAAAAAGACTGTCTTCAGATGTTTTAGTCAGAAAGTTCTATTAAAAGTATTTCCAATATTCTAAGACAAAATCTGAGGTTTCAAGTTTTTCAACAAACATATTATACAAGTCAATTTGTCAAGTTATTAAATTGAATCTCCCAATTGGTATTTGCAAATGGACGCATATCTTAATAATAACCTTAGTATTAAtccattgtatttttttcatgtttcaatatttcgaagaaaataatttaaaaatataaagatgaaaACTTTTACAATTCATATTACCAACAAAAAACTTATTATTTAAATTGTAT carries:
- the LOC139519574 gene encoding uncharacterized protein produces the protein MNTFVTVLLVSVAFAHAVPQYGGGRGVGGSISGSIDGSIGGNVGGGFGSGLSSSLRGALSGNLGGGIGSGIGGVDVSNSLNAALSGNLGGSLGGGFGGSGLSSSLNAALSGNLGGGIGGGLGGSGISNSLAGALSGNLGGSLGGGRGGSGLSSSLNAALSGNLGGSLGSGIGGSGISGSLAGALSGNLGGGTSGVGAGRSISISISAYLRLISYISALQQTISANTLAASLSGGISGGIGGGVGGGLTGGAGSNFAGQFDGGFAGSVGRSGSGTGVGSSGFAGQFGSGFSAQSGNIGGMGGAGGLSGGLSGGLSGGISSGLGGGIGGGAGGISSASLQAALQGSVSSGFGGRSVGKGSAY